CGACCTCGATCTGCTGCGCCGGGTGCTGCTCGGTGGCTCCGCTGCCTCCTGGATGCTCGACAAGCTCGGCCCCGCAATGATTGCGGGCGACGTCTCCGCGGGCTTCCGCATCGATCTGCAGCTCAAGGACCTTCGCCTCGTGCAGGAGCACGCGCAGGCTCTCAACGTGCCCCTGCCCGGCACCGCACTCGTCACCAGCCAATATGTCGACGCCCGCGCCCATGGCGAAGGCAGCAACGGCAACCAGGCGCTGTTCCGCGTCTACGACCGCATGACCAACCAGACGACCGGCCGAAGCTGATACGATGAGCCTCCAACTCGACTTTCCCGCAGTGATGGAGCGTTGGCCAAGTTTCTTGGCTGGCGCTGCGCTGACGCTCGAGTTGGCTTTCTTCGCGACCGTGCTGGGCGCTCTGATCGGCACGCTCGCAGCTGTCGGCCGCGGCTCGCGGAGTTCGCTGATCGCCGGAGCGTGCAAAGTCTACGTCGAGGCGATCCGCAACACGCCGCTACTGGTCCAGATCTTCCTGGTCTATTTCGGCCTCCTGAAATTCTCCGCCTTCACCGTGGCCGTGGCGGCGCTGACGATCAACGTCGGCGCCTACACCGCCGAGATCATGCGCGCCGGCTTCGAGGCGATCCCGCGTGGACAGATCGAGGCGGCCGAGGGACTGGCGCTGTCGCGGCTGCAAATCTACTGGCACATCATCCTGTTGCCGGCGGTCGAGAAGGTCTATCCGGCGCTGACCAGCCAATTCGTGCTGCTGATGCTGGCCTCGTCGGTGTGCTCGCAGATCTCGGCGGAAGAGCTCACCGCCGTCGCCAACTACATCCAGTCGGACACCTATCGCGCGTTCGAGACCTACATCATCGTCGCCGTGCTCTACGTCATCCTGTCGCTGGTGATGCGCGCCGGCTTCTGGGGCCTCGGCCTCGCGCTGTTTCCGCGTCGTCGCCGGCTCGGCACGCCGCTGTGAGATGATCATGGGCGGACACCTCAACATCAATCATCTGATATTCCTCGGCCAGGGCGCGCTGTGGACCATCGGCCTTTCGGTGATCGCACTGATCGGCGGCGGCATCGTCGGTTTCGTGATCGCGCTGGCGCGGATCTCACCGCTCAAACCGGTGCGGATCGCCAGCGCCGTCTATGTCCAGCTCGTCCAGGGCACGCCGCTGCTCGTCATCCTTTTCCTCGGCTATTTCGGCCTCGCGGCGATCGGCCTCAAGGTCTCGCCGCTGACGGCCGCCGGCGCCTCGCTGACGCTCTATGTCGCCGCCTATCTCGGCGAGATCTGGCGCGGCTGCATTCAGTCGGTGCCGAAACCACAATGGGAGGCTGCCGAGGGCCTCGCGCTGAGCCGGACCCAGCGCATGATGAAAGTGATCCTGCCGCAGGCGATCCGCATCGCGACGCCGCCCACGGTCGGCTTCATGGTGCAGATCATCAAGAACACATCGCTCGCCTCCGTCGTCGGTTTCGTCGAGCTGATGCGCTCGGGCCAGATCGTCAACAACTCTCTGTTCGAGCCGTTCGCCATCTACGCCATCATCGCCGTCACCTATTTCGCCATGTGCTATCCCCTCTCCCTGTTCAGCCAGAGGCTGGAACGGCGGATGGGACGTGGCAGGTCCAACCTTGCACCGGCCTGATATGCAGCAGAATCTCTCCTCCGACCGATCGTGTCGCTCCGCGACGTGCAGAAGAGCTTTGGGCCGCTCCGGGTGCTCGATGGCGTCTCCTTTGCCGTCGAGCGCGGCGAAGTGCTGGCCCTGATCGGCCGCTCCGGCTCCGGCAAGAGCACGGCGCTGCGCTGCATCGACCGCTTCGAGAAGGTCGATGGTGGCGAGATCGTCGTGTGCGGACATCGGGTCGACCGTCCCGACGTCGATCTGCGCGCACTGCGTCAGGACGTCGGCATCGTGTTCCAGAGCTACAATCTGTTTCCACACCTCACGATCGAGCAGAACATCACGCTTGCACCCTGCGCCGTGAAGGGCATGGCCTCCTCGCAGGCCAAGGACCTCGCCCGAAAAGTGCTGGCGCAGGTCGGGCTCGAAGAGAAGCTGCACGCCTATCCCGAACAGCTCTCCGGCGGTCAGCAGCAGCGCGCGGCGATTGCTCGCTCGCTGGCGATGCAGCCGAAGGTCATGCTGTTCGACGAGGTCACCTCTGCGCTGGATCCCGAGCTCACCGCTGAAGTGCTGAAGGTGATCGAACAATTGGCAGCCGACGGCATGACCATGGTGATGGTCACCCACGAGATGGGCTTTGCCAAGGGTATCGCCGACCGCATCGTCTTCATGCATCGCGGCAGGGTCCACGAGACCGGACCCGCCTCGATCCTGACATCGCCGACGACCCCCGAGCTCACGCAATTCGTGGGCACGGGAAACCTAAAATCATAACAGGGAGAGGAGAACCAAGAATGACAAACAAGACGTTGCTGGGCACCGCCGCGGCTTTGTGCGGCCTCATCATGATGGCGGCCACGCCGGCATCGGCCGACCTGCTCGACGACATCACGCAGGCGAAGAAGATCCGCATCTCGACCGATCTCGCCATCCCGCCCTCGGGCATGATGGATTCGAGCATGAAGCCGACCGGCTCGGACGTCGAAGTCGCCCAGCTGCTCGCCAAGGACTGGGGGCTCGAGCTCGAATTCATCCAGACCACCGGCGCAACACGCATCCCCAACGTCCTCACCGGCAAGGCCGACATCATCATCTCGACCCTGTCCGTGACGGCCGAGCGCGCCAAAGTCATCGACTTCACCAAGCGCTATGCAACGCTGCAATCCGACGTCGGCTGCCTGAAGTCGTCGACCGTGAAGGACTGGCCGGACCTGAAGGACAAGTCCATCGGCGTCTCGCGCGGCACCACGCAGGACACCACTCTGTCCAACATGAAGGACAAGGACCTCAAGATCGCCCGCTACGACGACGACGCCACCATGGTGACCGCGGCCGTGTCCGGCCAGGTCGACTGCGTCGCGTCGTCGGCGACGATCATCAACCAGATCGGCGTGAAGAACCCCTCGCGCGTGTTCGAGTCTCGGATTCCGCTGGCGACCTTCGACCTCGCGATCGGCCTGAAGAAGGGCGAGCAACGGCTGATGGACAAGCTCAACGCCTGGATCACCGAGAACGTCAAGAACGGCAAGCTCAACGCAATCTACAAGAAATTCCACGGCGTCGAGCTGCCGCCGGACATGCGCAGCTGAACCATAGAGAATCCGTGACAGCCGCTGTTCGGCTGTCACGGCCAATACAAATATCAAGAAGGACATCACATGCGTCTCGTCATCGGATCCGACCACGCCGGCTGGCCGCTCAAGCAGACCGTCATCGACCACATCCGCAAGCTCGGCCACGTCATCGTCGACGTCGGCTCCTATGACGACAAACCGGTGGACTTCCCCGACATCGCGCGGGCCGTGGCGCAGAAGGTGACCTCGGGCGAAGCCGCACGCGGCATCATGGTGTGCGGCACCGGCGTCGGCGCCTCGATCGCCGCCAACAAGATGAAGGGCATCCGCGCCGCGGTCTGCCACGACGTCCACTCAGCCCATCAGAGCGTCGAGCATGACGACGTCAACGTCATGTGCATCGGCGCACAGATCGTGGGCGCCTGGCTCGCCGTAGACCTCGTCTCGTCCTATCTCTCGGCCGAATTCTCCACCGACGAGGATTTCCGCCGCCGCGTCGAGAAGCTGCGCGTCATGGACGAGCAAGGCTGACGTCCCCTCATGATCCTGGTGTTCGGGTCGCTCAACATCGATCTGGTCGCGCAGGTCCCGGTCATTCCCGGCGCCGGCCGGACGGTGCTCGCGCTGTCCTACCAGACGCATTTCGGCGGCAAGGGCGCCAACCAGGCCGTCGCCGCCGCACGGATTGCGCGGCCGGGACAGGTCCGCATGGCGGGCCGCGTCGGCCAGGACGGATTCGGCGACAGCGCGATCGAGAACCTCAAGTCAAACGGTGTCGATACCGGTCTCGTCGTCAGGGCCGACGAGCCGACCGGCTGCGCCTTCATCACGGTCGATCAGGCCGGCGAGAATGCGATCACTGTAGCGAGCGGCGCCAACATGGCCGCGAATGCCGCAGACCTGCCCGCCGCGCTCCTTGGCACTGACATGGTGCTCGTGCTTCAGATGGAGGTGCCGTTTGCACAGGCGCTGCAAGCCGCACGGCGAACGACATCGGCCTCGGGCACCGTCATCTGGAACCTCGCGCCTGTCCCGGACAAGATGACGCGCGAGATGGTGTCCGAGCTTCTCGGCGTCACTGACTATCTTCTCCTCAACGAGCACGAGGCAATGGACGCCGCAGTCGCCATCGGCCTCGCGCCGTCCGGTTACGAAGCTGCAGCCGCGGGCCTGGCCAGGACGGGTGACCTCACCTGCATCGTCACCGCCGGCGCGCAGGGCGCCTTGGCTGTCGCAGCGGACGGAACCCGTTTGCACGCGCCCGCCCCGCGCATCACGCCAGTAGACACGACAGGGGCCGGCGACACCTTTGTCGGTGCGTTTGCGGCGATGGTCCACGAGAAGGTTCCGCTGCAAAGCGCGCTCCAGGTCGGGTGCGAAGCGGCGGCCCAGAAGTGTCTCACGCCGGGGGCACAGGCCGGCATGCCGGTGCGGGCGAAGATTCCGTCTCTCGCTTAGCGTCGTCCGCGGCTACAGTGCTCCGATTCCCGGAGCCCCTGCCCTTGGCCTTTCTTTTCGTCCTCACCGTCGGCCTGATCGCCGGCACCATCTCAGGCATCGTCGGCACGGGGTCGTCGATCATGCTGATGCCGGTGCTGGTCTATGCCTACGGGCCGAAGGAAGCGGTGCCCATCATGGCGGTCGCCTCCGTGATGGCGAACTTTTCGCGGATCCTGGCGTGGTGGCGCGAGGTCGACTGGAGGGCCTGCTTGGCTTATTCGGTGACGGGCATTCCGGCCGCAGCACTCGGCGCGCGCACCCTGCTGGCGCTGCCCTCGCACGCCGTGGACCTTGCCATCGGAAGTTTCCTGATTGCGATGGTGCCGGTGCGGCACGCCCTGGCACGGCATGACCTCAAGGCCAATCTCTGGCACCTCGCGATCGGGGGCGCGGTCATCGGCTATCTCACCGGCATCGTGGTCTCGACCGGCCCGCTCAGCGTGCCGCTGTTCCTGTTCTACGGCCTGTCCAAGGGCGCCTTCCTCGCCACCGAAGCTGCCTCCTCGCTCGGCCTTTACTTCGCGAAGTCCGTGACCTTCGAACGGTTCGGCGCGCTCACCAGTGACGTCTTCATCAAGGGCCTGATCGCCGGCGCCTCGTTGATGTCAGGCGCCTTCATCGCCAAACGCTTCGTGCTGCACCTGAAGCCCGAGATGTTCCGCCTTCTGATGGACGCGATCATGATCGCGGCCGGGCTCTCAATGCTCTGGAACGCGGCGCAGTCGTAAGCAGCCCTCAGGCGGCAAATTCCGGCGCGATCGAGGGGCTCTCCGCAATGACACGCCTCTCGGGCACCGCTTGTCTCTCGAGCCATTGCAGCACGGCCTCGAGCGGCTGCGGCCGGTGATAGAGATAGCCCTGCCCCAGCGTCACGCCCATCTCGCGCATCGCCCGCGCCTGCTCGGCCCGCTCGATGCCTTCGGCGACGAGCGTCAGCCCCAGCGTGCCGGCGAGCGATGCGATGACGCCGACGATCGCCTTGTCTTCGGCGCTATCGGGGATCTCGCTGATGAACGCCTTGTCGATCTTGACCTTGTCCAGCGGAAAGCGCCTGAGATGCGCGAGCGAGCTGTATCCGGTGCCGAAATCGTCCAGCGCGATGGTCGCGCCGAGGCGCCGCAACCGGTGCAGCGTCTCGGAGGCACTGGCAATGTTGTTGATCAGCGAGCCCTCGGTGATCTCGAGCTCCAGCGACGATGGCGCGACATCGAAGCGCGCGCAGGTCGCGCGCAGCTCGGCGGCGAGCGAATGGTCGGCGAGCTCGGACGGCGGCAGGTTGATCGCGATCCGGATCTGCGGCCTGCCGGCGGCGGCCAGAAGCTGCAGCGCCCGGCAGGCATCGGTCAGCACATAGCGCGTCAGCCGCGCATTGTTGCCGCTGCGCTCGATCAGCGGCAGGAATTCGCCGGGGCCGATCACGCCATGTTCAGGGTGGCGCCAGCGAATGAGCGCCTCGAGCCCGACGACGGCCTGGCTCTCGAGGTCGACCTGGCTTTGATACCAGACCTCGAACTGCCCCTCGGCGAAGCCTGCGGGAACGGCGAGCTCGAGGTCCCTGCGGCGGCGATACTCGCGCTGAAGTGCTTCGTCCAGCACGGCGACCGTGCCGGGCGCCTTGCTCTTGGCGTGGTAGAGCGCGATGTCGGCAAGCGCCGGCAAATGCGACAATTCAGGGTCGCCGGCGCGGCGCACGGCAAGGCCGATGCTGGCGCGCGGCACCACCTGCTTGTCGTGCAGCCGGATCGGCTCTGAGATCGCGTCCAGCAGCTGGCGCGCGAACGCCTGCGCGGTCGCCGCGTTGCTGACCTCGGGGCGGATCACCACGAACTCGTCGCCGCCGAGCCGCGCCACCCAGTCTTGCGGCTCGACTGCCGCAAGCAGACGCTCGGAGATGTGGACCAGGAACTTGTCGCCGGCATCGTGACCGAAGGTGTCGTTGATGCCCTTGAAGTCGTCGAGATCGATGAAGCAGAACGCGATCAGCGAGTCCGGCGAGCCGGCATCGTTGCTCAGCGTCAGCAGCTGCTCGGACAGCGAGCGGCGATTGGGCAGGCCCGTCAGCGGATCGTGCGCGGCCATGTGCCCGAGCCGGTCGAGCGCTCCCGACGTCGTGTGCTGCATGGCGTTGAAGGCGCGGGCGAGCTGGCCGAATTCATTGGAGGACTTGACGTCCGCCGGATAGGCACGGCCATCCTGCTTGCTGCGCTGGATCGCCGACATCATCGCCGCCAGCGGCCTGCCGATGAAGATGTTGGCGGAGATCCGCATCGCGATCAGGGTGGCGAGCGTTGCGAGCAGGCCGACGACCAGCAGCAGCACCAGCCGGCTGCCCGCATCCGCATACAGCGCCGCACGGGAATAGGCGATCGCGATGCGGCCGGCCTGCACCGACATGTTGCCGTTGCTGTAGTGGATCGGACGCGAGACCTCCGCAACCCCCTGCTCCGAAGGACGCGCTACCACGCGGGCAATCGCAACGCCGGTGTCGTCGTAGACGGCCGCCGCGGCGATGGTCTCGTCGTGCATGATCTCGTTCAGCACGCCCGTGACCTGGTCGTAACGCATCTTCCAGAGCGGCTCGGCGATCAGCTCGGCCCGGCTCTCGGCGACGCGGGCCATGCGGGCATCGAGCTGCCGGATCTGCG
This is a stretch of genomic DNA from Bradyrhizobium sp. CB2312. It encodes these proteins:
- the rpiB gene encoding ribose 5-phosphate isomerase B produces the protein MRLVIGSDHAGWPLKQTVIDHIRKLGHVIVDVGSYDDKPVDFPDIARAVAQKVTSGEAARGIMVCGTGVGASIAANKMKGIRAAVCHDVHSAHQSVEHDDVNVMCIGAQIVGAWLAVDLVSSYLSAEFSTDEDFRRRVEKLRVMDEQG
- a CDS encoding amino acid ABC transporter permease; translation: MGGHLNINHLIFLGQGALWTIGLSVIALIGGGIVGFVIALARISPLKPVRIASAVYVQLVQGTPLLVILFLGYFGLAAIGLKVSPLTAAGASLTLYVAAYLGEIWRGCIQSVPKPQWEAAEGLALSRTQRMMKVILPQAIRIATPPTVGFMVQIIKNTSLASVVGFVELMRSGQIVNNSLFEPFAIYAIIAVTYFAMCYPLSLFSQRLERRMGRGRSNLAPA
- a CDS encoding EAL domain-containing protein, translating into MQNEDDMTDRDRSAQAVPPRLRSVVRAMIWATVPVLLLVQLLASAGVEASSFWSQIRQLDARMARVAESRAELIAEPLWKMRYDQVTGVLNEIMHDETIAAAAVYDDTGVAIARVVARPSEQGVAEVSRPIHYSNGNMSVQAGRIAIAYSRAALYADAGSRLVLLLVVGLLATLATLIAMRISANIFIGRPLAAMMSAIQRSKQDGRAYPADVKSSNEFGQLARAFNAMQHTTSGALDRLGHMAAHDPLTGLPNRRSLSEQLLTLSNDAGSPDSLIAFCFIDLDDFKGINDTFGHDAGDKFLVHISERLLAAVEPQDWVARLGGDEFVVIRPEVSNAATAQAFARQLLDAISEPIRLHDKQVVPRASIGLAVRRAGDPELSHLPALADIALYHAKSKAPGTVAVLDEALQREYRRRRDLELAVPAGFAEGQFEVWYQSQVDLESQAVVGLEALIRWRHPEHGVIGPGEFLPLIERSGNNARLTRYVLTDACRALQLLAAAGRPQIRIAINLPPSELADHSLAAELRATCARFDVAPSSLELEITEGSLINNIASASETLHRLRRLGATIALDDFGTGYSSLAHLRRFPLDKVKIDKAFISEIPDSAEDKAIVGVIASLAGTLGLTLVAEGIERAEQARAMREMGVTLGQGYLYHRPQPLEAVLQWLERQAVPERRVIAESPSIAPEFAA
- a CDS encoding sulfite exporter TauE/SafE family protein; protein product: MAFLFVLTVGLIAGTISGIVGTGSSIMLMPVLVYAYGPKEAVPIMAVASVMANFSRILAWWREVDWRACLAYSVTGIPAAALGARTLLALPSHAVDLAIGSFLIAMVPVRHALARHDLKANLWHLAIGGAVIGYLTGIVVSTGPLSVPLFLFYGLSKGAFLATEAASSLGLYFAKSVTFERFGALTSDVFIKGLIAGASLMSGAFIAKRFVLHLKPEMFRLLMDAIMIAAGLSMLWNAAQS
- a CDS encoding amino acid ABC transporter permease, which translates into the protein MSLQLDFPAVMERWPSFLAGAALTLELAFFATVLGALIGTLAAVGRGSRSSLIAGACKVYVEAIRNTPLLVQIFLVYFGLLKFSAFTVAVAALTINVGAYTAEIMRAGFEAIPRGQIEAAEGLALSRLQIYWHIILLPAVEKVYPALTSQFVLLMLASSVCSQISAEELTAVANYIQSDTYRAFETYIIVAVLYVILSLVMRAGFWGLGLALFPRRRRLGTPL
- a CDS encoding ribokinase, coding for MILVFGSLNIDLVAQVPVIPGAGRTVLALSYQTHFGGKGANQAVAAARIARPGQVRMAGRVGQDGFGDSAIENLKSNGVDTGLVVRADEPTGCAFITVDQAGENAITVASGANMAANAADLPAALLGTDMVLVLQMEVPFAQALQAARRTTSASGTVIWNLAPVPDKMTREMVSELLGVTDYLLLNEHEAMDAAVAIGLAPSGYEAAAAGLARTGDLTCIVTAGAQGALAVAADGTRLHAPAPRITPVDTTGAGDTFVGAFAAMVHEKVPLQSALQVGCEAAAQKCLTPGAQAGMPVRAKIPSLA
- a CDS encoding amino acid ABC transporter ATP-binding protein, coding for MSLRDVQKSFGPLRVLDGVSFAVERGEVLALIGRSGSGKSTALRCIDRFEKVDGGEIVVCGHRVDRPDVDLRALRQDVGIVFQSYNLFPHLTIEQNITLAPCAVKGMASSQAKDLARKVLAQVGLEEKLHAYPEQLSGGQQQRAAIARSLAMQPKVMLFDEVTSALDPELTAEVLKVIEQLAADGMTMVMVTHEMGFAKGIADRIVFMHRGRVHETGPASILTSPTTPELTQFVGTGNLKS
- a CDS encoding transporter substrate-binding domain-containing protein, whose translation is MTNKTLLGTAAALCGLIMMAATPASADLLDDITQAKKIRISTDLAIPPSGMMDSSMKPTGSDVEVAQLLAKDWGLELEFIQTTGATRIPNVLTGKADIIISTLSVTAERAKVIDFTKRYATLQSDVGCLKSSTVKDWPDLKDKSIGVSRGTTQDTTLSNMKDKDLKIARYDDDATMVTAAVSGQVDCVASSATIINQIGVKNPSRVFESRIPLATFDLAIGLKKGEQRLMDKLNAWITENVKNGKLNAIYKKFHGVELPPDMRS